The Collibacillus ludicampi region CGCAAGAGAAAGCATGATTTCTTTCTCCAAAAAATTTATCTTATTAAGAGTATTTAAGGGGTTCACCCCATTCACTCAATCTGAGATAATAGGAAGAAAAATTGAAATTCACTGAGAGGGATCTTCATGGACAAAAAACGCAAACTTGAGATTCTGCATCTTTTGCATGAAAATTCCCGCCTGTCTGTGGAAACGATCGCGGATATGTTGGGGGAAGACCCACAAGAGGTTGCCCAGGCGATCGCCGAGATGGAACGGGATCATGTGATACTCCGTTATTCGGCCGTGGTGAATTGGGATAAGGTAGAATCCCAACGGGTCACTGCGGTCATCGATGTAAAAGTAACCCCCCAACGAGAGGTCGGTTTTGACGCGATTGCCGAACGAATCTACCGCTTTCCGGAAGTATCCGCTGTATACTTGATGTCGGGAAGTTTTGATCTGCAAGTGATTGTGGAAGGCCGTCATATTAAAGAGGTGGCACAGTTCGTCTCGCAAAAATTATCGACGATTGAACATGTGAATTCGACCACAACCCACTTTTTGTTAAAAACATACAAGTCTGACGGGGTTATTTTTGACGATCAAGAAGGCGATCAACGGCTGGTGATTTCACCGTGAGTACAATACACGAACGCCTCTCACCTGTTGTCAGAAACCTGCCGCCTTCAGGGATCCGGCGATTTTTTGATTTGGCGAACCAGATGGAGGATGTCATCTCCCTCGGCGTGGGGGAGCCTGATTTTGTCACACCGTGGCGTGTTCGTGAAGCCTGCTATTATTCATTGGAACAAGGCTATACCTCCTACACGTCCAATCATGGTCTTCCCGAGCTGCGTGAAGCCATCGCCGCCTATTTAGAGAATTTCCACCTGCAATATGATCCTATGAAGGAACTGGTGATCA contains the following coding sequences:
- a CDS encoding Lrp/AsnC family transcriptional regulator yields the protein MDKKRKLEILHLLHENSRLSVETIADMLGEDPQEVAQAIAEMERDHVILRYSAVVNWDKVESQRVTAVIDVKVTPQREVGFDAIAERIYRFPEVSAVYLMSGSFDLQVIVEGRHIKEVAQFVSQKLSTIEHVNSTTTHFLLKTYKSDGVIFDDQEGDQRLVISP